A single genomic interval of Deltaproteobacteria bacterium harbors:
- a CDS encoding glycosyltransferase family 2 protein, whose amino-acid sequence MFEILFWASALIMAYSFAGYPVLIGMLSSIRPRPVKKGSFTPPVTVIVIAKDEEKNIGAKIENLLGMDYPPRKMKIIVASDASVDRTEDIVRSFSERGVALFRADESKGKPAILNMLIPEIDDEFVVLSDARQKWNKESLRMMMSNFTDPDVGAVSGELVIENEDEGTFTEGVAFYWRYEKYLRKCEAAYDSTCGTTGAIYAIRRELFGKIPEDTLLDDFVIPMNVVKRGKRVVFEESAVAFDHPADSSRHEMWRKIRTLSGNYQAYVRFPWLFLPWKNRVVFQFVSHKALRLAVPFLMLALFFANACLLDRDIYAVFFGMQVVFYLLALLSVRLKTRLLSPIKAFVFLNVIAFIALPVYLSGRQKVTWK is encoded by the coding sequence TTGTTCGAAATACTGTTCTGGGCGTCCGCTCTCATAATGGCATATTCCTTCGCAGGTTACCCGGTCTTGATCGGCATGCTGTCTTCTATTCGGCCCCGCCCGGTGAAAAAGGGTTCTTTCACGCCTCCGGTAACGGTCATCGTGATAGCGAAGGACGAGGAGAAAAACATCGGGGCGAAGATTGAAAACCTGCTCGGGATGGATTACCCGCCGCGGAAAATGAAAATCATCGTCGCAAGCGACGCTTCGGTCGACCGGACCGAAGACATCGTCCGGTCCTTCTCGGAGCGGGGAGTGGCTCTTTTCCGAGCCGATGAATCGAAAGGGAAACCCGCGATCCTCAACATGTTGATCCCGGAGATCGACGACGAGTTCGTGGTTTTGTCGGACGCCCGGCAGAAGTGGAACAAGGAATCGTTGAGGATGATGATGTCCAATTTCACGGACCCGGACGTCGGAGCCGTGAGCGGGGAACTCGTCATCGAAAACGAGGATGAAGGGACGTTCACGGAAGGCGTCGCATTCTATTGGAGATATGAAAAATATCTGCGGAAGTGCGAGGCCGCATACGACTCGACGTGCGGAACGACGGGCGCGATCTATGCCATAAGGAGAGAACTTTTCGGGAAGATACCGGAAGACACGCTTCTCGATGACTTCGTGATTCCGATGAACGTCGTGAAGCGCGGCAAGAGGGTAGTGTTCGAAGAGAGTGCCGTGGCGTTCGACCATCCCGCCGACAGTTCCCGGCACGAGATGTGGAGGAAAATAAGGACGTTATCGGGGAATTACCAGGCGTATGTGCGGTTCCCGTGGTTGTTTCTTCCGTGGAAAAACCGCGTCGTTTTTCAATTCGTTTCCCATAAGGCCCTGAGACTGGCGGTCCCGTTCCTGATGCTCGCGCTTTTTTTCGCGAATGCCTGCCTTCTGGATCGCGATATCTATGCCGTGTTCTTCGGGATGCAAGTCGTTTTCTACCTGCTCGCCCTGCTGTCCGTCAGGCTCAAGACCAGGCTGTTGTCTCCGATCAAGGCATTCGTGTTCCTCAACGTGATCGCGTTTATCGCATTGCCCGTGTACCTTTCCGGGCGGCAGAAAGTCACCTGGAAATGA
- the xrt gene encoding exosortase yields MFALALLGLGVVSLYWTVVPRMVHDWWKDPNFSHGFLVPVFSAYLIHEKSRDLRLLRPESSATAGLFLVVCGLAMLIVGKAGGEYFTMRSSIVVLLSGIFFIMFGKEGFLLCLFPLMFLFFMVPIPYILYDAIAFPLKMAASWIGEHALSAVGIPVLRDGNIIMLPNIRLEVADACSGIRSLMSLMALATVASYFLNLRIALGAVLFVSSVPVSVGTNSLRIFATGILSNRYGEKAAEGFFHDFSGWLVFAAGAFVILLIGVLLRKIRDSL; encoded by the coding sequence ATGTTCGCTCTGGCATTGCTCGGGCTGGGGGTAGTGTCCCTTTACTGGACGGTCGTTCCCAGGATGGTCCACGACTGGTGGAAGGATCCCAATTTCTCGCATGGCTTCCTCGTTCCCGTCTTTTCCGCATATCTGATCCACGAAAAAAGCCGGGACCTGAGGCTGCTCCGGCCGGAAAGCTCCGCAACGGCAGGGCTGTTTCTCGTTGTCTGCGGCCTTGCGATGCTGATAGTGGGGAAAGCGGGCGGAGAATATTTCACGATGCGAAGCTCCATTGTGGTCCTGCTTTCCGGGATATTCTTCATAATGTTCGGAAAGGAGGGGTTCCTGCTTTGCCTTTTTCCGCTGATGTTCCTCTTCTTCATGGTTCCCATCCCGTATATTCTCTATGACGCAATAGCATTCCCGCTCAAGATGGCCGCGTCGTGGATCGGGGAGCATGCGCTGTCCGCCGTCGGGATCCCGGTCCTTAGGGACGGCAACATCATCATGCTTCCGAACATCCGGCTGGAAGTCGCGGACGCCTGTTCGGGGATACGCTCGTTGATGTCCCTCATGGCCCTCGCCACCGTAGCTTCCTATTTCCTTAATTTGAGGATTGCATTAGGCGCGGTTTTGTTCGTTTCATCCGTGCCGGTATCGGTCGGTACGAATTCATTGAGGATCTTCGCCACGGGAATTCTTTCGAACCGGTACGGGGAAAAGGCTGCCGAAGGTTTTTTCCATGATTTTTCAGGATGGCTTGTTTTTGCCGCCGGGGCCTTCGTCATCTTGTTGATCGGCGTTCTGTTGCGAAAGATCAGAGACTCGCTGTAA
- the epsI gene encoding EpsI family protein, with protein MPPKRSLVAAAVAVALVSGYVNLFLNRSQAAVRRDPISSFPKTVSGFESTDQRFPNSILENLGVDDYLVRRYTDGKEVIWLYIGYYRNQKEGSVPHSPRNCYPGSGFTPLRRDVVAIKVATPNLREIRANRYVFAKGQDREVVIYWYQSRGRAIANEYMEKVCLITDAIFRNRSDGALVRFSMRASAATEKSAMKRLEDFVSAAYPAIPRVVPD; from the coding sequence ATGCCGCCGAAACGTTCGCTGGTCGCAGCGGCTGTTGCGGTGGCGCTGGTTTCGGGTTACGTCAACCTGTTCTTGAACCGGTCCCAGGCCGCCGTCCGGCGCGATCCGATTTCGTCATTCCCGAAAACGGTTTCGGGATTCGAGAGCACCGACCAGCGCTTTCCGAACAGCATCCTCGAAAATCTCGGTGTGGACGATTACCTGGTGCGGCGTTACACGGACGGTAAGGAAGTGATCTGGCTTTACATCGGTTATTACAGGAACCAGAAGGAAGGCTCGGTCCCGCATTCCCCCCGCAACTGCTACCCGGGGAGCGGATTCACCCCACTGAGAAGGGATGTGGTCGCCATAAAGGTCGCCACTCCGAATTTAAGGGAGATACGGGCGAACCGGTACGTTTTCGCGAAAGGGCAGGACAGGGAGGTGGTCATCTACTGGTACCAGTCCAGAGGCCGCGCCATCGCGAACGAATACATGGAGAAGGTATGCCTCATAACGGATGCGATCTTCAGGAACAGAAGCGACGGCGCGCTCGTCCGCTTTTCCATGAGAGCCTCGGCGGCTACGGAAAAGTCGGCCATGAAGCGGCTCGAGGATTTCGTATCTGCCGCCTATCCGGCAATTCCCCGAGTCGTACCCGACTGA
- a CDS encoding TIGR03013 family PEP-CTERM/XrtA system glycosyltransferase, translating into MITLENRFFPIRSAVCFFVEGGIILLSVLASFVILRKYGNTGSIGFEDAVVRGIVVAFFCQVCMYMLDLYDLKHSQTLGEILFSLIFAVGFVCIGIGGVSYVVPGFGVEGQMYYLTIFLVAVLLLVWRIAFDYFLAELAPRENILIVGKGEVARLIANEIKSRERLGFRFAGFVGEPSNGSSPAEVDDEEVLGDYGRIVEIVRARKIRKLVVAVGERRGKYPVKEMLDVKVAGCQVLEWQGFFEKLSGRIPVDKLMPSFFIFNEGFRKSRGLLLVRRVFSMLFAATTLVIVAPLMALVGVAIKLDSAGPVFYSQNRIGQNGRIFRIFKFRSMRKDAEANVGARWAVEGDPRITRVGRMIRLTRLDELPQLFNVLRGDLDLVGPRPERPEFVAQLQSMIPYYSLRHTVKPGLTGWAQVMFTYCGTIEESKEKLQYDLFYIKNMSLKLELLILFRTFKIVLLGRGAR; encoded by the coding sequence TTGATAACGCTCGAAAACCGGTTTTTCCCCATACGAAGCGCCGTCTGTTTCTTCGTGGAGGGAGGCATCATCCTTCTCTCCGTCCTGGCCAGCTTCGTGATCCTTCGAAAATACGGCAATACCGGTTCGATCGGGTTCGAAGACGCGGTCGTTCGGGGGATCGTCGTCGCGTTTTTCTGCCAGGTTTGCATGTACATGCTCGATCTTTACGACCTGAAGCATTCCCAGACGCTGGGGGAGATCCTGTTTTCGCTGATTTTCGCGGTCGGATTCGTATGCATCGGAATCGGAGGGGTATCCTATGTCGTCCCCGGTTTCGGCGTCGAAGGCCAGATGTACTACCTCACGATTTTCCTGGTGGCGGTGCTGCTCCTGGTCTGGAGGATCGCGTTCGACTATTTTCTCGCCGAGCTTGCGCCGCGTGAAAACATCCTGATCGTGGGGAAAGGGGAAGTGGCCAGGCTCATCGCTAACGAGATCAAGTCGAGGGAGCGGCTCGGGTTCCGCTTCGCCGGCTTTGTCGGCGAGCCGTCGAACGGATCTTCGCCTGCGGAGGTGGACGACGAGGAGGTCCTCGGAGACTACGGAAGGATCGTCGAAATCGTGAGGGCCAGGAAAATCCGTAAGCTCGTGGTCGCAGTCGGAGAGCGCCGGGGCAAATACCCCGTTAAGGAAATGCTGGACGTCAAGGTCGCCGGTTGCCAGGTGCTCGAATGGCAGGGATTTTTCGAAAAGCTTTCGGGAAGAATACCGGTCGACAAGCTCATGCCTTCGTTCTTCATATTCAACGAGGGATTCCGCAAGTCGAGGGGCTTGCTCCTGGTTCGACGGGTATTCAGCATGTTGTTCGCGGCGACGACGCTCGTGATCGTTGCGCCGCTGATGGCGCTTGTGGGAGTGGCGATCAAGCTCGATTCCGCGGGCCCTGTTTTCTACTCCCAGAACCGGATCGGGCAGAACGGCAGGATATTCCGCATATTCAAGTTCCGGTCGATGCGAAAGGATGCCGAGGCGAACGTGGGCGCCCGATGGGCGGTCGAGGGCGATCCGAGAATAACACGGGTCGGCAGGATGATCCGCCTGACGCGTCTCGACGAGCTTCCGCAGCTTTTCAATGTGCTGCGCGGAGACCTCGATCTCGTCGGGCCACGGCCGGAGCGCCCGGAATTCGTCGCGCAGCTCCAGTCCATGATCCCATATTACTCCCTCCGCCATACCGTTAAGCCGGGACTTACCGGATGGGCGCAGGTCATGTTCACTTATTGCGGAACGATCGAGGAATCGAAGGAAAAACTGCAGTACGACCTTTTTTACATAAAGAACATGTCCCTGAAGCTGGAGCTTCTGATACTTTTCAGGACGTTCAAGATCGTCCTGTTGGGTCGGGGTGCGAGATAA
- a CDS encoding CpsD/CapB family tyrosine-protein kinase — MALPVFLRKIVHGVDSPPCELPGGKHGDVIFNEQFKALRAKFEYKLDMMKLKVVAVTSAIAGEGKTTTCINLATNLVAAGRRKVLLIDLDLRKSDLARTMNISPLPGMSEYLQGTVSVKDIMRNGGVPGLYVIPSGMKATVAAELLTGDRFRAFLKDISGHFDVVLLDTPPIVPVADTLGLQDQVDGFVFIYRIGLTPHQLFANAIEDIGANKVVGVVLNGVEPKRQKYYERYYGKYYKKADGEEAPV, encoded by the coding sequence ATGGCCCTACCGGTTTTCCTCAGAAAAATCGTACACGGCGTCGACTCCCCGCCTTGCGAATTGCCGGGGGGCAAGCACGGAGACGTCATCTTCAACGAGCAATTCAAGGCCTTGAGGGCGAAGTTCGAATACAAGCTGGATATGATGAAGCTGAAGGTCGTGGCGGTAACGAGCGCGATCGCCGGGGAAGGGAAAACCACGACTTGCATCAACCTTGCGACCAATCTCGTGGCCGCCGGCAGGAGGAAGGTCCTTCTGATCGACCTGGACCTCAGGAAGTCGGATCTCGCCCGCACCATGAACATATCGCCCTTGCCCGGCATGAGCGAATATCTCCAGGGAACGGTTTCGGTCAAGGATATCATGCGGAACGGCGGGGTGCCCGGCCTGTACGTGATACCTTCGGGAATGAAAGCGACCGTTGCGGCGGAACTATTGACGGGAGACAGGTTCAGGGCGTTTCTGAAGGACATCAGCGGGCATTTCGACGTCGTTCTCCTGGATACGCCTCCGATCGTTCCGGTGGCGGATACGCTTGGTCTTCAGGACCAGGTCGACGGCTTCGTCTTCATCTACAGGATAGGATTGACGCCGCACCAGTTGTTCGCCAACGCCATCGAGGATATCGGAGCGAATAAAGTTGTCGGAGTGGTGCTGAACGGTGTGGAGCCGAAGCGCCAGAAATATTACGAACGGTATTACGGCAAGTACTATAAGAAAGCGGACGGGGAAGAGGCTCCCGTTTGA